The Archocentrus centrarchus isolate MPI-CPG fArcCen1 chromosome 7, fArcCen1, whole genome shotgun sequence genome window below encodes:
- the LOC115783032 gene encoding V-type proton ATPase subunit S1-like — protein MAGSRSSTRLMGAYILFFVPFLALGTATSQVPFLMWSSERLPPLASPAAGHITSYEQLSAYLTSAFSSGSHTVLLFLQDKLSKDDFTVFGGAFGNKQDSAFKNLEAAIQSSSSSVTLPALEWTGSFDVAALLQEKLGVSPLLVDADTLSHLSIKTSVSNLLLINLPYCSSLQKSCKEVLHENDEIIGNALSLMKAKKVPYTAIYTGLRPSRVISELPVSDQSVGRTLQQTAVPDVKPPIIFNGSGGPCIMLWAQNLSVRLSQNSPWTDLAQETPSLSGSFCDGSTSQLVLTYLSGFNLSFVLRQRFYSVSARNWSILDTVELKYKNLSASYTANRSIYTPAEYSFHCQSVTNFGDALLFPKITDQNSSEWSLNFIDFQIQGFGLSNSTDFSYASDCASFFTPAIWMGLLTVLLMLLILVYGLHMIMQVNTMDRFDDPKGPTISVPQTE, from the exons ATGGCAGGTTCGAGGAGCTCCACTCGATTAATGGGTGCTTATATTCTGTTTTTCGTCCCCTTTTTGGCTTTGGGGACCGCCACGTCTCAAGTGCCATTTCTTATGTGGTCCAGTGAACg cTTACCACCACTGGCTTCGCCTGCAGCTGGTCATATAACCTCTTATGAGCAGCTGAGTGCCTACCTCACCTCTGCCTTCAGCTCTGGCTCCCACACTGTGCTGCTGTTCCTGCAGGACAAG ttAAGCAAAGATGACTTCACAGTCTTCGGTGGCGCATTTGGGAACAAGCAAGATAGTGCCTTTAAAAACCTTGAG GCTGCAATTCAGTCTTCTTCCTCATCGGTGACGCTGCCTGCCTTGGAGTGGACGGGCTCCTTTGACGTAGCAGCTTTGCTGCAGGAGAAGCTTGGCGTTTCACCTCTGCTTGTTGATGCAGACACTCTGTCACACCTGAGCATCAAAACATCTGTCAGCAACCTGCTGCTCATCAATCTTCCATATTGTAGCAG CTTGCAGAAGTCATGCAAGGAAGTCCTACATGAAAATG ATGAGATTATTGGAAATGCTCTGAGTTTGATGAAAGCCAAAAAAGTCCCATACACAGCGATATACACAGGACTCAGGCCATCGCGA GTGATTTCAGAACTACCTGTGTCTGATCAGTCGGTGGGTCGGACCTTGCAACAAACAGCTGTACCTGATGTCAAGCCTCCCATCATATTTAATGGATCGGGTGGTCCCTGCATAATGCTGTGGGCTCAGAATCTCAGCGTCAGACTTAGCCAAAACTCACCATGGACCGACCTTGCTCAGGAAACACCTTCCTTGTCAGGATCATTCTGTGATGGCAGTACCTCACA GCTTGTGCTCACTTACTTATCAGGCTTTAATTTAAG CTTTGTACTGAGGCAGCGGTTCTATTCTGTGTCTGCACGAAACTGGTCTATCCTGGACACTGTTGAACTGAAGTACAAAAATCTAAGTGCCTCTTACACTGCAAACCGTAGCATCTATACTCCTGCggagtattccttccactgccagTCTGTCACCAACTTTGGAGATGCCCTGCTCTTTCCAAAAATCACAGACCAAAACTCATCAGAGTGGAGTTTAAATTTTATTGACTTCCAG ATTCAGGGCTTTGGGTTGTCCAACAGCACAGATTTCTCCTACGCCAGTGACTGCGCGAGCTTCTTCACCCCAGCAATTTGGATGGGACTGTTGACTGTGCTGCTTATGCTGCTGATTTTGGTGTACGGTCTGCACATGATCATGCAGGTTAACACCATGGATCGATTCGATGACCCCAAAGGCCCAACGATTTCAGTTCCTCAGACAGAGTGA
- the LOC115783034 gene encoding protein pitchfork, with amino-acid sequence MFAPVMPTVPVQTVCFGSSQERRLFPLHRAPDRLSLQMPQQGLPHVGPGSYDNHEFGTILYDIQKTPGSKRGYGLSARTAARFPPCEKTETPSPWQYQRDQSGSGVVPPGKTPFNSTTERFRSIPRTCEGTPGPGTYAYDGGTNRKVSWPMCFGRPDWSRLPQLKKSSLRVKLPSEKENLKQRNRAAYLSLYY; translated from the exons ATGTTTGCACCGGTGATGCCGACAGTTCCTGTTCAGACAGTTTGTTTTGGGAGCTCGCAGGAGAGGAGACTGTTTCCTCTGCACCGTGCGCCAGACCGGCTGAGCCTCCAAATGCCTCAACAGGGACTGCCGCACGTCGGCCCGGGAAGCTATGACAACCACGAG tttggcACCATACTTTATGATATACAGAAGACACCTGGGAGTAAGAGAGGATATGGTCTCTCTGCAAGGACTGCTGCGCGCTTTCCACCATGTGAGAAG ACGGAGACCCCTTCACCGTGGCAGTACCAGCGGGATCAAAGTGGTTCCGGGGTCGTCCCTCCCGGCAAAACACCTTTCAACTCAACAACAGAGAGGTTCAGAAGCATACCGCGTACATGTGAGGGGACTCCGgg CCCTGGGACATATGCTTACGATGGAGGGACAAACAGGAAAGTGAGCTGGCCGATGTGCTTTGGGAGACCAGACTGGTCCAGACTGCCTCAGCTAAAGAAGTCGTCACTCAGGGTGAAG cTTCCCAGTGAAAAGGAGAACCTTAAGCAGAGGAACAGAGCGGCCTACCTGAGTTTGTACTATTAA
- the taf8 gene encoding transcription initiation factor TFIID subunit 8, which produces MADPAVVSGGSLNAGVRGGAGKAASSPAENYYLARRRTLQVVVSALLTECGFESAEKAAVETLTEMLQSYITEIGRCAKAYCEHTARSVPTLSDTVVTLIEMGFNVNTLPVYAKRSQRMVITAPPVTNAPVTPKALSAGQKRTHPPHIPGHFPEFPDPHTYIKTPTFREPVSDYQVVREKAATQRRDVERALTRFMAKTGETQSLFKDDITAFPLIAARPIAIPYLSALLPSELELQSLEETDSSEQDDQTDGENATGNVITDDPGADKENSMLPPSGVVPSAKASEENMIDNPYLRPVKKPKVRRKK; this is translated from the exons ATGGCGGATCCTGCTGTGGTGTCGGGAGGTTCTCTGAATGCGGGAGTg CGTGGGGGTGCTGGTAAAGCCGCTTCCAGCCCTGCAGAGAACTACTACCTGGCCCGCCGTCGTACCCTGCAGGTCGTTGTCAGCGCCCTGCTGACCGAGTGTGGCTTTGAGAGTGCAGAGAAGGCAGCTGTGGAAACCCTCACTGAGATGTTGCAGAGCT ATATTACTGAAATAGGTCGATGCGCCAAAGCATACTGTGAACACACAGCCAGGAGCGTCCCAACCCTGTCGGACACAGTGGTCACGCTTATTGAAATGG GTTTCAATGTCAACACTCTGCCTGTATATGCTAAAAGATCACAAAGGATGGTCATAACTGCCC cTCCGGTAACGAATGCCCCAGTGACTCCCAAAGCGCTGTCTGCAGGACAGAAACGCACACATCCGCCCCACATCCCTGGCCACTTCCCAGAATTCCCCGACCCTCACACGTATATCAAAACACCT ACTTTCAGAGAGCCTGTGTCAGACTACCAAGTGGTGAGAGAGAAGGCAGCAACACAGAGGAGAGACGTGGAACGAGCCCTCACACGCTTCATGGCCAAAACCGGAGAAACTCAAAGCCTGTTCAAAGATGACATCACTGCCTTCCCAT TAATCGCAGCACGGCCGATTGCCATCCCATATCTCAGCGCCCTCCTGCCCTCAGAGCTGGAACTGCAGTCTCTGGAGGAGACAGACTCCTCTGAGCAGGACGACCAGACTGATGGCGAGAACGCAACAGGAAACGTGATCACT GATGATCCAGGAGCTGACAAAGAGAACTCGATGCTTCCTCCCAGCGGCGTTGTTCCATCCGCCAAGGCCAGCGAAGAGAACATGATCGACAACCCGTACCTCCGGCCGGTCAAGAAACCCAAagtgaggaggaagaaatgA
- the g0s2 gene encoding G0/G1 switch protein 2 yields MENIGEIIPFAKEMLTQRPSRSLLKIYLLGSTLAILGMVGGLVEMAFMPFVERDSAEDEPAELIIQKKKEKNQVLKSHSASADIEVVDVMETVMPDDKAKYLLTSRRRSSANRLHAS; encoded by the coding sequence ATGGAAAACATCGGCGAGATCATCCCATTTGCTAAGGAGATGCTGACACAGAGGCCCAGTCGGAGCCTGCTGAAGATCTATCTGCTCGGCTCTACTCTGGCAATACTTGGTATGGTCGGTGGGCTGGTGGAGATGGCTTTCATGCCCTTTGTGGAGAGGGACAGTGCAGAGGATGAACCAGCAGAGCTTATCAtccagaagaagaaggagaagaatcAGGTGTTGAAGTCACACTCTGCCTCTGCTGACATTGAAGTTGTGGATGTGATGGAAACAGTAATGCCCGACGACAAAGCCAAATATCTTTTGACTTCAAGGCGGAGAAGCTCAGCCAATCGCCTACATGCTTCTTAA
- the camk1gb gene encoding calcium/calmodulin-dependent protein kinase IGb, translating to MDVISDLTTGICKVPDKVICPDLGELSAGESEQSSNSAKSLEFPVEAPADMGRQEADYVWKKNTENIQEIFDFMEELGSGAFSEVYMVKEKKTGKTFAMKCVKKKQKRDLNLENEIAVLRRIKHENVVGMEDFYESRTHYYLVMQLVSGGELFDRILDRGVYSEKDASSVIQQVLQAVSYLHQNGIVHRDLKPENILYYSQDENSKIMISDFGLSKVVDNGIMSTACGTPGYVAPEVLAQKPYSNAVDCWSIGVITYILLCGYPPFYEESETRLFSKIMKAQYEFDSPFWDDISESAKDFIRNMMQKNPKMRYTTDQALRHPWIIGKTARSQDIYYSVSIQIQKNFAKSKWKQAYNAAVAINHMKKLQLAHSEQVLRQASIPDIRVIDVSSPTKNRKHLDPDKLEPKVPEVSKNVQGTHHISLPPSHAELKSHSHPLKTSQSQCNSHHAPTIAEQGKHVYHSEPANLNGYGKNKNGKTITGVCAIM from the exons ATGGATGTAATCTCCGACTTGACAACAGGTATTTGTAAGGTCCCAGATAAAGTAATCTGCCCAGACCTCGGAGAGCTTTCGGCAGGAGAGTCAGAGCAGAGCTCCAACAGCGCAAAGTCTCTGG AATTCCCTGTTGAAGCGCCTGCAGACATGGGTCGTCAAGAGGCCGATTATGTGTGGAAGaagaacactgaaaacatcCAAGAGATTTTTGACTTCATGGAGGAGTTGGGATC TGGGGCATTCTCAGAGGTTTACAtggtgaaggagaagaagacgGGGAAGACTTTTGCCAtgaagtgtgtgaagaagaaacagaagcGGGATCTCAACCTGGAGAATGAGATTGCCGTGCTGAGAAG aATTAAACATGAGAATGTTGTGGGGATGGAGGATTTCTATGAAAGCCGAACACATTACTATCTTGTCATGCAGCT GGTTTCAGGCGGTGAGCTGTTTGACCGCATCCTGGACCGGGGAGTGTACTCAGAGAAGGATGCCAGCAGTGTGATTCAGCAGGTGCTGCAGGCCGTCAGCTATCTGCACCAAAATGGCATAGTGCATCGTGACCTCAAG CCCGAGAACATCCTGTACTACAGCCAGGACGAAAACTCCAAGATCATGATCAGTGATTTCGGCCTGTCAAAGGTGGTAGACAACGGCATCATGTCGACAGCCTGTGGCACCCCAGGATATGTAG CTCCAGAAGTTTTGGCACAGAAGCCCTACAGCAACGCCGTTGACTGCTGGTCTATTGGAGTTATCACCTACATCTT gctCTGCGGTTATCCCCCTTTTTACGAAGAGAGCGAGACGCGACTCTTCTCCAAGATCATGAAGGCGCAGTACGAGTTTGACTCGCCATTCTGGGACGACATCTCTGAATCTG ctaaGGATTTTATACGCAACATGATGCAGAAGAATCCCAAGATGCGTTACACTACAGATCAAGCGCTCAGACATCCATG GATTATTGGAAAGACGGCCCGGAGCCAGGACATCTACTATTCTGTCAGCATTCAGATTCAAAAGAATTTTGCCAAGTCCAAGTGGAAG CAAGCCTACAATGCTGCTGTTGCTATCAACCACATGAAGAAGCTGCAGCTGGCCCACTCAGAGCAGGTCCTGAGGCAGGCCAGTATCCCCGACATAAGGGTCATCGATGTGTCCTCCCCGACGAAAAACCGCAAACATCTTGATCCAGACAAGCTCGAGCCCAAAGTGCCAGAGGTCAGCAAGAATGTACAGGGGACACATCACATATCCCTGCCCCCAAGCCATGCTGAACTGAAGAGCCATTCCCACCCACTGAAGACCAGTCAGAGCCAGTGCAATTCACACCACGCACCTACGATAGCTGAGCAAGGAAAGCATGTGTACCACTCAGAGCCTGCCAACCTGAACGG ATATGGCAAAAACAAGAATGGCAAGACTATAACCGGTGTTTGCGCCATCATGTGA